In Rhodamnia argentea isolate NSW1041297 chromosome 4, ASM2092103v1, whole genome shotgun sequence, the following proteins share a genomic window:
- the LOC115744601 gene encoding uncharacterized protein LOC115744601 isoform X3, translating into MAEGPETPSSASQPPPPPPPSSSSEKSPQGTIRQQAQVPLSSAFPVPGNGDMQMFPVFYPTLGPSLSNSQNQDQTNRGAGIYAVPVSPYLGSFSGFQSNTLIPLTYNIPTRVREAGSTGEEQGQVGHQQQNPQQQPAPQRQVVVRRFQIAIQLDLLLILKLAAVIFLFNQDGSRQRLVVLVFFASLIYLYQTGALAPLIRWLSQGMQRAAAPPHPPRPAVRAENVPPAAGQGNENQPLAADGQAGAENENRAVEDDGNQAAENQNAAEQGAENGANHWWGIVKEIQMIVFGFISSLLPGFHNID; encoded by the exons ATGGCGGAGGGACCAGAGACGCCGTCGTCCGCCTCACAACCCCCGCCACCACCTCCGCCGTCGTCATCGTCGGAGAAATCTCCTCAAGGCACTATTCGGCAACAAGCACAG GTTCCATTATCGTCTGCTTTTCCAGTTCCTGGAAATGGTGATATGCAAATGTTCCCCGTCTTCTATCCTACCCTAGGTCCCAGCCTAAGTAATTCGCAAAATCAAGATCAGACAAATAGGGGAGCTGGCATCTACGCAGTTCCAGTTTCTCCCTACCTTGGGTCCTTTTCTGGATTTCAATCCAACACCCTTATCCCTCTTACCTATAACATACCAAC ACGAGTTCGTGAGGCGGGGTCTACAGGTGAGGAACAGGGGCAGGTGGGCCACCAGCAACAGAACCCCCAGCAACAGCCTGCACCTCAGAGACAAGTTGTTGTGAGGAGATTTCAGATCGCAATTCAGCTCGATTTGTTACTCATATTAAAGCTGGCTGCTGTGATATTTCTGTTTAACCAAGATGGATCAAGACAAAGGCTGGTTGTCCTTGTGTTTTTTGCTTCCCTCATCTATTT GTATCAAACTGGAGCTTTGGCACCATTGATTCGATGGCTCTCTCAAGGCATGCAGAGAGCAGCTGCACCTCCTCATCCACCAAGGCCTGCAGTGAGAGCTGAGAATGTTCCACCTGCTGCAGGTCAAGGAAACGAAAATCAGCCTCTGGCAG CTGATGGACAAGCTGGCGCTGAGAATGAGAACCGTGCAGTGGAAGATGATGGAAATCAGGCAGCTGAGAACCAAAATGCAGCAGAACAGGGTGCCGAGAATGGGGCCAATCATTGGTGGGGGATTGTGAAGGAGATCCAGATGATTGTCTTTGGTTTTATCTCTTCGTTGCTCCCTGGTTTTCACAACATTGATTAG
- the LOC115744601 gene encoding uncharacterized protein LOC115744601 isoform X1 — protein sequence MAEGPETPSSASQPPPPPPPSSSSEKSPQGTIRQQAQVPLSSAFPVPGNGDMQMFPVFYPTLGPSLSNSQNQDQTNRGAGIYAVPVSPYLGSFSGFQSNTLIPLTYNIPTQLDRFFRLNQWVLQYGVQRVREAGSTGEEQGQVGHQQQNPQQQPAPQRQVVVRRFQIAIQLDLLLILKLAAVIFLFNQDGSRQRLVVLVFFASLIYLYQTGALAPLIRWLSQGMQRAAAPPHPPRPAVRAENVPPAAGQGNENQPLAADGQAGAENENRAVEDDGNQAAENQNAAEQGAENGANHWWGIVKEIQMIVFGFISSLLPGFHNID from the exons ATGGCGGAGGGACCAGAGACGCCGTCGTCCGCCTCACAACCCCCGCCACCACCTCCGCCGTCGTCATCGTCGGAGAAATCTCCTCAAGGCACTATTCGGCAACAAGCACAG GTTCCATTATCGTCTGCTTTTCCAGTTCCTGGAAATGGTGATATGCAAATGTTCCCCGTCTTCTATCCTACCCTAGGTCCCAGCCTAAGTAATTCGCAAAATCAAGATCAGACAAATAGGGGAGCTGGCATCTACGCAGTTCCAGTTTCTCCCTACCTTGGGTCCTTTTCTGGATTTCAATCCAACACCCTTATCCCTCTTACCTATAACATACCAAC CCAATT GGACCGGTTCTTCCGGTTGAACCAGTGGGTTCTCCAGTATGGCGTCCA ACGAGTTCGTGAGGCGGGGTCTACAGGTGAGGAACAGGGGCAGGTGGGCCACCAGCAACAGAACCCCCAGCAACAGCCTGCACCTCAGAGACAAGTTGTTGTGAGGAGATTTCAGATCGCAATTCAGCTCGATTTGTTACTCATATTAAAGCTGGCTGCTGTGATATTTCTGTTTAACCAAGATGGATCAAGACAAAGGCTGGTTGTCCTTGTGTTTTTTGCTTCCCTCATCTATTT GTATCAAACTGGAGCTTTGGCACCATTGATTCGATGGCTCTCTCAAGGCATGCAGAGAGCAGCTGCACCTCCTCATCCACCAAGGCCTGCAGTGAGAGCTGAGAATGTTCCACCTGCTGCAGGTCAAGGAAACGAAAATCAGCCTCTGGCAG CTGATGGACAAGCTGGCGCTGAGAATGAGAACCGTGCAGTGGAAGATGATGGAAATCAGGCAGCTGAGAACCAAAATGCAGCAGAACAGGGTGCCGAGAATGGGGCCAATCATTGGTGGGGGATTGTGAAGGAGATCCAGATGATTGTCTTTGGTTTTATCTCTTCGTTGCTCCCTGGTTTTCACAACATTGATTAG
- the LOC115744601 gene encoding uncharacterized protein LOC115744601 isoform X2 yields MAEGPETPSSASQPPPPPPPSSSSEKSPQGTIRQQAQVPLSSAFPVPGNGDMQMFPVFYPTLGPSLSNSQNQDQTNRGAGIYAVPVSPYLGSFSGFQSNTLIPLTYNIPTRRVREAGSTGEEQGQVGHQQQNPQQQPAPQRQVVVRRFQIAIQLDLLLILKLAAVIFLFNQDGSRQRLVVLVFFASLIYLYQTGALAPLIRWLSQGMQRAAAPPHPPRPAVRAENVPPAAGQGNENQPLAADGQAGAENENRAVEDDGNQAAENQNAAEQGAENGANHWWGIVKEIQMIVFGFISSLLPGFHNID; encoded by the exons ATGGCGGAGGGACCAGAGACGCCGTCGTCCGCCTCACAACCCCCGCCACCACCTCCGCCGTCGTCATCGTCGGAGAAATCTCCTCAAGGCACTATTCGGCAACAAGCACAG GTTCCATTATCGTCTGCTTTTCCAGTTCCTGGAAATGGTGATATGCAAATGTTCCCCGTCTTCTATCCTACCCTAGGTCCCAGCCTAAGTAATTCGCAAAATCAAGATCAGACAAATAGGGGAGCTGGCATCTACGCAGTTCCAGTTTCTCCCTACCTTGGGTCCTTTTCTGGATTTCAATCCAACACCCTTATCCCTCTTACCTATAACATACCAAC TAGACGAGTTCGTGAGGCGGGGTCTACAGGTGAGGAACAGGGGCAGGTGGGCCACCAGCAACAGAACCCCCAGCAACAGCCTGCACCTCAGAGACAAGTTGTTGTGAGGAGATTTCAGATCGCAATTCAGCTCGATTTGTTACTCATATTAAAGCTGGCTGCTGTGATATTTCTGTTTAACCAAGATGGATCAAGACAAAGGCTGGTTGTCCTTGTGTTTTTTGCTTCCCTCATCTATTT GTATCAAACTGGAGCTTTGGCACCATTGATTCGATGGCTCTCTCAAGGCATGCAGAGAGCAGCTGCACCTCCTCATCCACCAAGGCCTGCAGTGAGAGCTGAGAATGTTCCACCTGCTGCAGGTCAAGGAAACGAAAATCAGCCTCTGGCAG CTGATGGACAAGCTGGCGCTGAGAATGAGAACCGTGCAGTGGAAGATGATGGAAATCAGGCAGCTGAGAACCAAAATGCAGCAGAACAGGGTGCCGAGAATGGGGCCAATCATTGGTGGGGGATTGTGAAGGAGATCCAGATGATTGTCTTTGGTTTTATCTCTTCGTTGCTCCCTGGTTTTCACAACATTGATTAG